CAGTTGCACGCCGCGGTCCTTGAGGGCGTTCATGCCGCTGATGTGCGAGCCGCCGCGTCCGCCAAAGCCGACGACGAGCGCGCCGAGCGTGTCGCCCGGGCTCTTCTGCGCCCAAGCGGTGGGCGCAATGTAGAACACAGTGCCGGCGGCTGCGGACGCCTTGAGGAATCCGCGACGATTGAAGTATTTCATGAGGGGTTGGGGTGGCTGGTTGAGGGAGGTGTCGATTCGAAAACAACTACTTGCCAGATTGGGTCCAGTCCGCGTATCGGGCGGCGACGTTGCCCTGCTTTTCGTCGCCCTCGTGAAAGTAGTAGCGATATTTCCACGTGAGCGATTTGCCGGCTTCGATCTTGATGTCGCCGAGGTTGGGTTCGGCGCGCTTGCTCTCGAAGTCGTGCACGCCAAAGGGGTTCGCCGAAAACAGGCCGTAGTCGCGCACGTGCCACCACGTGGGGTGCTTGGGATTCGACGGGTGGTCGAAGATGGCGACGCCGACGGTCTTGCCCTCGTTCGGGCCGTAATAATCGCACCACGCAGCGCGCTTGCCCCAGGTCTGCGCCCCGGTCACGCCCGTGCTCAGCACGATCTGGCCGGTGGGCTTGCCTGCGTTGAATTTGTTCGGCTTGAGCCGCATGGTCTCCGCAAGCCGGATGGAGCAGGAACCTTCCTTGGTGTCGCCGAGGACGACCTCGCCTTCGCTCGCGATGTAAGTGATGTCGAGGTCGATCGTGCGGTCGGCGTGGAACCGCATCGTGCGCTCGTCGGTGCAGACGGTCTTGCCCTCGATCGTGACCCACTTGTTCGCCGAGCGGAGCGTCGCGACCTTGTCGCCGGACTTCAGTTCGAGGAACTTCACGTGGACCGTCTTGCCGGACTTCGCGCCCTCCGCCCAGAAATCAGAGCCATTGACCGCGCCGTGCGCATACCAGAGGCCGCGGTGGTGCGGATGATCGGGATCCTCGTTCTCGACCTTCTTCATCGGGGCGTGCCGGGTCATGTGCACGCCGCCGGGGCCGATGACCGGGTAGCAATAGGGGCGCGGGACATCCTTGAAGTGATACTGGGTGAACAACTGGCCGTTGAGTTCGACGCGGACCGACTTCTCGCCCTCCGTCAACTTGACGGCATCGGCAGCCGTGGCCGGCATCGAGAGGATGGCGAACACGGCTGCGACCGGGAGGAGCTGTGGTCGGACTTTGGCGAACATGGTGGCGGATGTTAGGAGGGTGATGTGCGTGGTCAACATTTTTCCCGGCGCCGGGGGGGGGGGGGGGGGGGGGGGGGGGGGGTGGTGGTGTGACGTGGGCGGGGGGGGGGGGGGGGGGGGGGGGGGGAACACCGGTTTTCAGCCGGGGTTTCGGGAACGGGCAACCGGCTGTCGGCCTGACCAGTCCACTGCAATTCAGGTTCGTCACGGCATTTTGCAGATTGCAATTCACCCTGCCCCCCGGTATGTCTCTGCGCGTTCCAAGCCTGACTCAACCACGGGAATCACATGGCACAGACCATCTACCACGCAAGCGTTGAAGGTGCGCAACATGGCGGCAAGGGCCTTGAAGGCTTCCTCGACTTTGCCAAGAAGTCCGGCGCGCGCGGCGCCCAGCCCAGCAACTACATGCTCAACGGCGGCAAGCTCTTCCGCCCCGTCCAGGAAATCCGCGACGCCTTCACCTCGCGCGGACTTGTGCTCGACGGCATCTCGGCACACTGCCCGTTTTGGGTCCATACCAGCGCGTGGACGGGCACCAAATCCGGCCATCCTTTCATCGGCCCGGACGTCGCCAAGCAGTCCCCCGAACAAGTCGAGAAATGGCACGAGAACTACCTCCTCAAGCTGATGGACATCGCCGCGGAACTTGGCGTGAAGATCATGCCCATGTTCTGGGGCGTCTCGCACGGGTGGGAACTTGCCACCGGCTATCCGTGGGGTTTCTGGGCGGGACCTGACCCAAAGGTGAAGTCCGGCAAATACGACCTGCTCGCCGAGGGCAATGACCGCTTCGTCAAAAAAACGGCCAAGCTCCGCAAGCACGCGAATTCGCTCGGCATCAAGCTCTGCCACGAAATCCACCCCGGCACCGCCGCGATGTGCGCGGACGACTTCAACCTGCTCGTCAAGATTTGCAACGACGACCCCTGCCTCGGCGTCAATGCCGACCCCTCGCACTGCTGGGAAGGCGAGGATTGGGAGACGCGCTTTCGCAAGGTCGCCAACCGCGTCTACGCCTGCCACGTGAAGAACTTCGTCATTCGCGGCGGCGTGCCGCTGCGCAAGATGGACGGCCACTGGCCGAACCGCGCGATGCAATTCACCGACCTGCCGAGCGGCGAACTCAACATGGTCCGCTACGCCGAGATGCTTGTGGACATCGGGTATCCCCGCCGCTACTGCGCCGCGATGGGCCGGAAGACCGCGCCGCTCATTGTCGAGGCCGAGAGCGCGTATCGCGACCTCGATGC
This sequence is a window from Verrucomicrobiota bacterium. Protein-coding genes within it:
- a CDS encoding sugar phosphate isomerase/epimerase, which codes for MAQTIYHASVEGAQHGGKGLEGFLDFAKKSGARGAQPSNYMLNGGKLFRPVQEIRDAFTSRGLVLDGISAHCPFWVHTSAWTGTKSGHPFIGPDVAKQSPEQVEKWHENYLLKLMDIAAELGVKIMPMFWGVSHGWELATGYPWGFWAGPDPKVKSGKYDLLAEGNDRFVKKTAKLRKHANSLGIKLCHEIHPGTAAMCADDFNLLVKICNDDPCLGVNADPSHCWEGEDWETRFRKVANRVYACHVKNFVIRGGVPLRKMDGHWPNRAMQFTDLPSGELNMVRYAEMLVDIGYPRRYCAAMGRKTAPLIVEAESAYRDLDAASSNGIAYVRDHLCFPLATGSFEEGMGA